Below is a genomic region from Spiroplasma endosymbiont of Dioctria linearis.
TATCTTTTGTAATATATCCTGTAAAAGAAGTACGAGTTTCATCGTAATAACTAAAATCATCTATTGTAACTTTTTTATTTTTATAACTAGAATGCATTAAATTAATTTTTCCATTACTACATGATTTTTCATTATATTTAAAATTAAAAGTCTTTGTTAAATAAGGTCTCTTACCTTCCTTCTGACTTTGTCAATTAGTTCTAAATTCTCCAAGAAAAGAAGATCAAGAATTAAATGTTTTATTATCTAACATTTCCAAATTAACATAGTCACCAAAACCATAATCATCACTTGCTCCTTGACATTGAACTGTTATTCTATAATCTTTTTTTGGCATAAATTTTATTCTATATTTAGAGTTAGTATCCAATAAATTTTTATAATAACCTTCATAAAATTCTGATTCCAACTCTCTTTTTAATTTAGCAAAACTCTCTTCTTGAGTTCCAAAGAAATTAATTGGTTTAATTGCTTGTTGATTTAATCCTGTTTTTTTATTGACATAATATCCAGAAGTAAATTTTGATATTAAAGCCTCAACATCATTTTGATTGAAAGCATTATAGTATTCATTTGCATAAATATAGTATAAAGATTTATTAATTTTTAGATTATATTTTTCATTATTTTTGGCTTCATCAGGTGTATCAAATCATTCAATTTGATCATAACTGTACTTTGCTTTTACATTTCCCAAATTAGCATAAGTATTTAATGCATTTTCTTTTGAAAGAGCTATATTTCCAAAAGCATCTCTATATACTTGACTAAAATTATTGATATTAACATCATAAATTTTTTTATCATCTAATGTCATATGCTCATAATTTTTAATAATTTTTGATGGATTTGAAGAAGTCAATTGCATTTGTACAAAGTTATTTTTTAGAATATACTCATCTAGTTCCTGAGGAGAATTAAATTTCTTTCCATCAAAATAACTATATTCAGTATCTCCAATATATAGTCTATTTTCTTCTATATCCTTATAAAGCTCTTCAATTTGTTGATTTGATAAATTGCGAAATTTTATATTACTAATATTGTTTTCACTAGTAAGTAACGGTAGTATAGTTGAACTACTTAATACCAGAGCTAAACTTACTTTATATAATAATTTTTTAAACATGTTTACTTCACCCCTCTTTTAATAAACTTCATGAGTTTGTTGCTCAATTCATTTTCTAAATTCTCATTCATTTAAAAATATATTGTCTTTAAAATCAAAGGTTTTTAACTCACCATTTTGATTAATTACTTGATAATTAATATTATTATCTAGATAAGTTAATAACTGATTTAATGTTTTAAAATACTTATTTTGTCCATAAAAATCCAACTTATAAAAGTCATACTGACTTCCTTGATATTCTTCTAAACTATCATAGATTGAAGTTTTTATTAGATCACTGTTAATAATTAACTTAGATTCAACAGGTTGATTAATTTTAATGAAGGAAATAATTTCTTCTTCACTATCCTTATAAATTTTTTCACCATTTTTCATTATATAAAAATATTTTTTATTAAATTTGGAATTAGCAATGTTTTCTTTTAAACTTGATATTGCATCATACTTATTTTCAAAAGCATTTCCAAAACCATCTAAATAGTATTCTTTTTTATGAATTACATATTCTTCTTTAAATAGCTGTTCAATAAATATTTCCTTTTCTTTAACTAAAGCTTCTTGATATTCAGATCAAGTAAATCCTCCTGGTGAGTTTACGGGCTTATTAAATTTATCATTTGTTAATGTATAAACCTTGCTTTTGTTCATAATACTTGCAAATATTTTTCTTGAAGAGAAGTAATTTTGAGGATTTTTGTAGGCATCTAATATTAACTCTTCTTCTGCTGTATCTTTATGCAAATAATACTTATTTTTAAACTCATAAATAGTTGTTGATGAAGATTCTGGGTTTTTTGGAACTAAATAGTTTATTGCTGAATCTGAAATTTTTATAACGTTTACTTTTGGATTTGGTTTTTTAATTGATATATTAATTAAAGGAATTTTAATTGTAGGCACTGTATAAAATAATGATGTATTTTGATCTAATTTTGCTTCAAAACTAACTACTGACATAAAACTTAAAGCTTGACTTATACTCCATGCCTTTCCTACTCAACTTAATCCTGATACTAAACTAGTAGCACTTGCTTTTGAATTATAATTCTTATCTGTAAATCCTTTAAAACCAATTCCTTTATAAATATCTTCACTCTTACTTTCAATTTCCTTTTGATTTTCTTTATTAATTTCTTCCATGTTACTATCTATTTGCAACTGAGAAGTATTTTTATCTTTAAAGGTATTTTCAGTTTTTTTCTTATTTTTGCTTAGCTTTTCAAGTGGTTCCATTACAGTTTCTGCTATTTTTTGAAATTTTACAACTCCATCCAGTAATCTTTTATTTGCACCACCTTCTGAATAGAATTTATCCACATTTATAAAAAGAGAATATATATCTTCAAAACTACTTTCTCTTAAAGATTCCAATCCATTTTCAGAATCATTTGAAAAAACGTTCTCAACCATTTCTTCTTGTGAATTAATTATATCTGCTAATATATATACAAACGATTTTTCTAACTCTTCATAAGAAACACCAATTCTATGTACTTTACTTTTTATTAATAATTTATTAAATACAACTAGCAATTTATTAAAATTTGTAAATTCTTTATCTTTAATAAGATTTAAATCCATTGACGCATCTTCAAAATAATTTTGTTTAATATTACTCATTATAAATTCTAATTCTTCCTTACCTTCTTGACTCCAATCAATATTCTCTTTTAAATATTGCAAATATTCAAAAGAGGCAAAATTACTTTTTTCACCAGAATTGGATTTATGAATTCAAGGCAAAACAATATCAATGACAGTACTTGTCATTGATGATAAACTGACAGCATAACTATAAGCAATTAAAGGATTAATATCAACAGAACCAGTTTGTTCAAATTTAATATTATTATCTTTAATCTCTTCAGTTGATTCAAAATATTTTGGACCAACTAAATATCCATTTTGTAAATTAAGATTTCCTACTTGTGCTCAATAAGATTTTTTATCTGCATCTAAAACTTCTTTAATATGCTCTCTAGATAATTTTGGATCTAAAGGTTTTATTAAATTTTCATATTCTAAGTAGTTATAATCGGAAAAAGCTTTTCCATTATATTCAAAACCAGTTGTCATATTTTTTCTTAATCAAGATTTAATTTCTGTTTCTGTTTGACATATTCCACTTTGCAAATAGCAAGTAGTTTTATCATCACTTTTTTCCAACTCTTTTAGTTTAATTTCTTCATAGTATGATCTTGCATCACTTTCATTGTTTGTTTCTTTACCTTCAACGAAAATTGATGATTCATAATTAAAGTATGTTTCTAAAGCATTATCTCTTGAAAGATATGCTTGATTATCATGACCCCTATAAACTTTAACCTCTTCTTCTACATTAGAAGTTACAATATCAGAAGAAAGTTCTCCAGAAGCATTAATTGTATAATTGCCTGGATTTCTCATTGTTTTTTCTTCTGTGATTTTGAATTTCTGATTTATATATAAATCTAGTTCTTCTTTTGTGTTAAATAACTGATTGTCAAATTTAAAAATATTTGTTTCGTAGTTAAAAGTTCTTTGTGCTTCATTATAAGCATAGTTATAAACTTCTTCTTTTGTTAAAAACTCTTTACCTGCAAAACTATAACCTATTGGCTGAGGTTCTACAATATTATTATTTGTTAATACAATACTAACTGGAACTATTGTTCCAATAGTTCCAATAGATATAAGTGAAACAATAGAAAGTCTCTTTTTTGTTAATCACTTACCATTTTTTGATTTAAATATTTTATTTACTAATTCAGTAAAATTATTAGTATTTTTTTTCATTTTTTCTTTCTCTTTTGAAAATAAATTAAATAAGCATAATAGAGAGTTTTTATCTAATTGCTTTATTTTCTAAATTTTCCTCCCCTTATTTGCTGAAATTTACTCATATGTGCATTAGTAAAAACTTCACACAATTATTTTATACACCTAATTTATTGCAAAATCAATATTTTTACCATAAATTTAACAAATTTTGGAAAAATTTTGCAATAATATAAGCGCATACTTTAGAATGTTATATATAACTTTAATAACTTATTAACAATAATTAACAGTATTGTATTTGTAAGATTTAACTTTAAAATTAAGAATTGTATCTAATTCAATTATTTCAAAATAATTTGTCATTTCTCATTAAAAATTCTTTGATAAGACTTTTTAATTCGTTTTTTAAATAAATTTCTTTTTAATCTCTAATTATTGTTAAAGAATTATTAAGATCTCAATCAAGATTTGAAAAATAAGGTATAATTGGGCTTCCTTCATTTATCCATACTTTTGTATGGAATATAAAATGTAGTCTAAACCTTTTTTCTTTATCGTTATAACTTCACACTATTCCTGCTTTTACACTGTTCCTGCTAGACCAATTCTAAAAACTCATAAATCATTACTATATTTTCTAGCTGGCTCAATATTATTTACATCTCCTTTAACTTCTTCATAATATTTATAAACAGATGCCTGTTCGCTTGATTTATCAGTACCAAATGATGATCCAAATATTAATGTTGGCTCTGTAGAAGTTCTATTTCATCATTGTTTCGTAAATTTCTTGTATTTAGGTTCATCACTAAATCCCAATGTAATAGCTAAATATTGCTCAACAATTGGACTACCATAACCCCCTGTGTGTTAATCATAGCGAACTTATTCTCAATTAAGAGATTCCTTATTACTAATTGATCTACTTCATAAACAGAATTTTCAGATTCTGAAGTAGATCAATAAATATTTCATTTTCGAATTCACTTCTATAATTTGTTTCAACTTGTCTTTCCTCGATTAATACATTACTAATAATTGGAATTGCGCCACTACTTCCTATGGATGCAATTCATAATAAACATATCATTTTAGACATTTTTATTTGTTTTTCCTTAACTCCATAAGCACCTACAAATGATATATCCATTGGTCAAATAAAAGTAATTTATAAGTACTTATGGTGCCTTTTTAGCACCAATATTTGTAACTAAAACTATTATTATAATAAAAAGTGTTATTAATTCAATTATCTACCTTTAGCAATTTGCAATATTTGCAGTTATAATATATTAAGGAGTTTAAATAATGTCTAGGGAAGAAAAGATTTTTAATTATTGAATAAAACTTTTAAATGACTTATTTAGTTTAGATCAAAAACAAATAGAAAAAGAAAATCTATTAAATTCATCTAAAATAAAAAATCAATTAGCAGTTACAAAAAATGATAATAATAGTGTTTATAGCAGTATAAGGTATTTTTTTAATAAGCATTTTCAAAATAACTATAAAAATTTAAATAAAGAAAGTATTTTATATTACTACATAAATAGCTCTTATAAAAACTGAGACAATATAAAAAATAGAAATTTTATATACCCTTTTGGAATAAATAATAGTCAAAAAAAAGCTGTGGAAAATGCTTTTAAATCTAATTTTTCTATAATTCAAGGTCCGCCAGGAACAGGAAAAACTCAAACAATATTAAATATTGTTTCAAATATTCTTTTAGATAAAAAAACAGTTGCTATTGTTTCAAATAATAATTCAGCTATTGATAATATATTTTATAAATTGAATCCCAAAATTAAGGATAGTAATAATTATAAAGAACAACTAGAAGTAATTTGATTTTTATCTTCTTTCTTAGGGTCATTTTCAAAAAATAAAAATTACTTTACATTGGAAATGCAAGAAAAAATAGCATCTGCAAAAGAAAAATGAAAAAAAGCATTTGAAAAATCCAATGTAAATATGGAAATTAGTGTGCAAAATGATAAATTTCAAGTACTAATTGAAGAAATTGAAGAAATTGAAATTTTAAAGAAAAAAATATTAAGAGATGAAAAAGTATTACCTAAAGTTAAAAAAGAAAAAGAAATATATGAATCAAAAATTATCTTAAAATATAAAAATAACACTAATTTATTGAAATTATCCCTTGATAAATTAAATAAATTTTATATTAAAATTAAGGTCTACAAAAAAGATAAGCTATCATGATGATTTAAATTAAAAAATAAATTTAAATATAAGCTACCTAAGAATTTTTTTAAATACGACTTCATATCAGAAATATACTTTCACGTTCTAAATAAAAAAACTAAAGAGCTAAAAGAAAACTTAATTAAAAATAAAAAATTATTAAATGAGATTGATAATAATCAATTAGATGACTTAATAAAAATATCAAAAGAAATATTATATAACTCTATTTATGAAAATTATATGTCAGAAGAAAAAATAAACTTAACAGCAAATAACTTTACTGAAGTTAGTTCTGAATTTATAAAATTATTTAATAAACAGCCAATAGTTCTAAGTACAATTTTTTCATTAATAAATTCTAAGCCAGCAGATGTACTATATGATTATTTAATAATAGATGAAGCTTCACAAACAGACATGTTAGCTAGCATTGCTTCAATGGCTTGTGCAAAAAACATAATAGTAGTTGGTGATTTAAAACAGTTATCTCAAGTTAACTCCCCTAACTATAAAAATTACTTTGAAGAAAATAAACTATTTTTAAATGAAGGATATGAATACTGAGAAAATAATATTTTGAAATCTCTTATAAAAATATATGGTGAAAAGATTCCTAATCAACTATTAAGAGAACATTATAGATGTGATCCTGCTATCATTGAATTTTGTAATCAAAAGTACTACAACAATGAACTGATTATTATGACTGAATCAGAAAATGAACAAAGTCCTTTTGAATTAATAGTTGGTGAATCTTTATACTATACTGACACAAATAACTCTAAAACTAGTAGAAAAGAGTTAGAAAATATTAAACAATATCTTAGTGATAATAAAATTAGTGACATAGGAATTATTAGCCCTTTTAGAGATCAAGCTAATATCTTAAATAAACAATTAGGTACAGATAAGATAATTGCTAATACAATTCATGCTTTTCAAGGACAAGAAAAAGATTCAATACTATTTGCTGTTACAAGACAATCAATAAAAGGAAAAGATGATTTTGTTTCTAATCCAAAATTAATAAATGTAGCTGTCTCAAGAGCAAAAAATAAATTTATACTTGCATATTCAAAAAATATTAATAGTTGTCCTGACAATGATATCAAAGACTTAATAAATTATATTCAATTTAATTTTCCAAATAGCAAAGAAGTTTATAAAAAGAATACTGAGTTTTATATTTTATCAAAAGAATATAATAATGATTTAATAGAGTTTATTAAAAACTATAATAAAAACCACTTCAATGGTGCTAAAGAACCAACTGAAATAATAATACATACAGTTCTAGAAAAAATTATATCGCTGGAGGAATTTAATAACTTAGATATTACCCTATTCAAAAAATTAAGTCATATTATTCCTAAAGCTATAGAGAATGATATTTTTAATAAAAGAGAAAAAGAATTTTTAAATCATCACTGATCTCATATTGATTTTCTGGTTTATGATAAATTTAGTTTTGAACCTGTCTTAGCAATTGAAGTCGATGGATATACATTTCACAGAAAAGAAAAACAAAAATGAAGAGATAATTTAAAAGATAAGGCTTTAAAAATTCAAAATATACCTATCATGAGAATTAGTACAGATACATATAAGAAAATTGGACTTTCAATAATTAATAAAATAAGAGAAATAAAAAATAAATAGAGAACGTTAATAATTGAATCAAATATTAGAAATATAATATATGATTCAATTTTTTACTTGAACAATCTTTAATTTATTTTAAAAACAATCTTCACTTTTTTAGAAACTCAAAATCATATAATTGGTTTAAAAAAATTATTTTTAGAGTTAATTTTAAAATCAGTTCTAATAAACATGCAAAAGAATTTTTAATTACAATCAAATAAGTAAAGTTATAAATTTAATAATATTTGCTTAAAGAATAAATAATTTGTTTTTGAAAAATTAAGCATTAAGAAAAAACTGCTAAAATTTAGAATAGATTATTCCTTATTTATTAAAAAATCAATAAAGAGTTTTTAAATTAAACACTTTTAAAAATTTAACATTTTATTAATAAATATATTTATTTTATAATTACAAAATATTAATATTTAAAAACACTTAACTTTTAGCTTTATGTAATGCTTTATAATCGTCAAAATAAAATAAAAGTAAATTCATTCAATGAATTTACTTTTATAAAAAACTTTATTATTTTGTAATTTAACTATCAATTTTCAGGAGAATAATAAAATATTATTCTCCTTCCAATATTTTTTTACTTTGAGCTTCTTTATGTTAATAGTTTATCCTAATTTCAATGATAACTTCTCATTTAATATATTTTTAAATTTTTTTTATTAATAACTTTTTTTATTAATAAAAATTAAATATGCACCAAAAGTTAGAATTAAAGATATTAATGTATAAGTTATATATAATATTTCTACCTTCAAGAATCTTTTAGTTTTTAAATTTGTTATAGTTATTTCAGATTCTTTTGAATAACTCTTAATATTGTTTAAACTTGAAAATAGCTTCTGACGTGCCCCTATTTGATTAATTAATATATCATTTTTATAATCCACTGATTGATACATCAATGAAAAATGTCTAAGAGGATTAAATACATTTTTAATATTTTCAACCTTTTGAGCATTAATAATATCTTCGGTTGTTATTACAGAACCATCCATCTTAGTAAACGGTCTTTCTGAAATTATATAATATACTTTATTCATAAGTGTTCTTGTAAATAAATACTCATCAGGGCTATAGTTATTCTTAATTTTTTCTTGTAAATCTAAATTTAAATTAATTTTTTTTGGTTTATAAGACAGATCTAATTCTTGATAGAACAAATAGTTTACAGCATCTTTATTAATAAAATTATAAACTTCATGATACTCTATGCCATTTTTTGCTTCTATAGCTTTATTTGTTAGTTTTAATATTTCTTCTGAATTAGTAGTATACTCATTAGAAAATTCATAAACATTTTCTCATGTATTTATCTTTGATTCTGAAAAAAGAGATTCAATTTCAAGGGAGATATCTTTAAATACTACAGCTTTATTTTGAACCTCCAATTCTCAAGTTTTATAACCAGCCATTACTTCTTCAATATCCATAGACATAAATTCAGGTTGCTGTAAAGCAAAGTGAAGATTTGATATTTTCTCACTTTTTTTTATTTCTTCAAATTGCTGATTTGCATAACTAAAGTTGATTGCCATATTATTAAGTTGTTTAATATTTGAAGAGGAATTAAAACTTGATATCATTCCTAATAAACTAACCACTACCAACAATAACACTGAAAATAATGTAGCCAGTGTACCAATAATTGATTCTCTTTTTAATAACATTGAGAATAAAATAGTCACTGAGAAAACCATTAAAACAAAAATAGAGTATCACCCATATACTGAGATGTATATCTTATATACTAAAATATTTGCATTACCATTCGCTAAAAAAATTGAATAGAAAATAATTGACTTAATTAAACTAATAAGTAAAAAAGAAAACAGAACAATTAATATAAACATAACTCTACTAAAAAAAATACTTTTTTTAGAAATTCCATATCTTAACTCAAGTTTATAAGTATTATCAACTATTTGATTTAATAGTATGGTCAAACTGTAAAAAATTGTAATAAATAAAAATATTATAGAGTTTATTATAATAATTAAATTAATTGACAAATATATATTTTCTACACTTTTGTTTGTATTTAAAATTAAAGACGAGATAAGTTCAGATACAAAAATAGATGAGAATGCTATTACATATATTAATCAATTTGTCTTTTGATTTTTAAATATAATTAATTGATTAATAAAAGTAATTTTAAGAGAATTTTTTTTATTTTTCATTCATATACTCCTCTAAACTACTTTTTATTTCCTCAGAATTGTTTGAACTATATTTATTAAATATCTCATTAATATTATCACTCTTATTAAATTTTTTATTATATGTAATTTGACCATCATCCATAATAATTACGTGATCAATTAATTGCAATACTTCCGAAATTAAGTGAGTAATTATAACTATAATAGTATCTTCAGACTTTAATTTCCTTATTACATCTAAAATAATTGTTTTATTTTTAATATCTAAATTTGCTGTAGGCTCATCAAAGAAAATAATCTTTGGTTTAAAAAGCATACAAGCATATAATGATAATAATTTTTTTTGTCCTGCCGATAAATTTTTAATTTTAATTTTTCAATATTTTTTTACATCAAAAATACTTGCTAAATAATTAATTCTATTCTTATATTCTTGTTTTGAAAGTAAGTTAATATTTACTAGTATTTCAATAAAATTTCTAACACTAATATCATTAGGCAATTCATTATTTTCTGTAAAAAAATATCAATCCCTAAAATCAATATTTCTTTGCTCCAAATTATCTAAATAAATTTCTCCCGAAGTCTTATTGAGTTCATTAAAAATTATTTTTGTTAATGTGGTTTTACCTACTCCATTATTTCCAAAGAGTCCATAACAATTTCCTTTTTCTAGAAAAAAAGAAATATCTTTAAGAATATTTTTTTCTTTAAAACTCTTATTTATTTTATCTATTTTTAGCATTTCATTTTCCTAACTATAAATTATATAAGTTGAGGTTGCCCCCACCATAAAAGTATTCATTAAATTTGGTATTATTTCAATTGAATTAGTTTTTTCTGATTGACCTTGTGAGTTATCATAATCAAAAAACATACTAATACCATTTGCTATAACCTTCTGGTCTCTTTTAGTTACTATTTTATTTAGATTCTTTGTAGCATCTATATTCATTAAAGAGTTTGGAAACCAAATAATAGAAACTCATATATTATAGTAAGTATTTCCAACTATTTTTACTCCACTAAATATTTGTGTTGTTAGTGTAGCTAATCCAAAAGTATTGTTTTTTAAAATTAATTTATTATCAATATTGTTAAGCCCTGTTACATACGATAAGTAATCTATTTTAAAATTAGAAGTGCTTGAAACTACCTCATCTTTAATATTTTCTTGACCATTAGTATATAAAAAAGTATACTGATCATTTTTAAATTGTCCTAATGAAGCATGATGAACTAAACTACCCCAAGCCCAAGAATATCAAACTCCCAAATGAGATTTAATAGTAAGATTATCTCCATTTCATTCTTCATATAAAACAAGTCTTGCCGCTTCATTATTATTATGTTTTGAATCTGAAAAGTTAAATATTGTTTTACTATTATTTTTATTTTGCAAAAGATAAGTAATACCAGTTGTTGAATATGAATGATTCTTTCCAGCTGGATATGTTCATCTATTAATATCTCAATTATTTCAAAAATTAACCATATATTCATATGTTATATTAAGTGCAGCATAATTATTTACAAATTCATCTCTACTATTTGCATAATCTCTGGTATTAATTGTAATACCTTGAATTAAATGTTCATATCAAGTATCTTTGGGTACATATCCTAATAAATAATCAATAGGTTTTACAACACTAGGTAAATTTTTATCTCCAGTTGTATCAATAAAAATTCTGTAGTTACTTCCGTAATTTTTACCGTTAAATTTAATATCATTATTTAATAAATCATCATTATTAAAATTTACTGATTTTTTTATATCTACTACTTCATACTTCTTATTATCTATAATAAGAGTTGATAAATTTAATATAGAGAAAATTGATAAAACTAATACAAAAAATATATTAATAATTCCATTTTTTAACATTTTTTGCTTCCTCTTTCTTTTTGATTATTAAATTTTTAGAATAATTTTACTTTGATATTAAATTTTTATTATTGTTAACTAATGCCTATTAATTAATAAATTAATAGGCATAAAATATTTTTATATGTATAAAATCTATTTATACAAAATTATTATAATGCATATTTTTAAATAAAATAAAAAATATTATAATATTTTTTATTAAGATTATAAGTAATAAGCGATTATGTCCCTACATATTAACAAGCGACTTTGTCCTCTTTTATAATCCATAAATGTTGGTTTTTTGAAAGGACTACTATTAAATACAATGAAATAAGAACAACTAAGATTAATTAAGTAATTATGTTTAAGAAAAGACTCTATTAAAAATACAGCCTATAAATTAGGTTATAGTGTTAGACACACAAGACAAAACTTAAAGAATATCAAGAGACTGGAGAAAAACATTAGTTGAAAGAACTTTTGGAACTTTGCAAAGAAGATGAACTCAAATAATTCTACTCTTAGATTTAAAAAATATTGAGCAGTTAAATAATTATTTACCCCATCTTATTCATAAATACAATCAAGATTTTTCAATACCTTTAGACCAATTAGAATCAGTAGCTAGAAAATTTAATCAAGATTAAGATATTATTTTCTCTTATCGAAGTGAAATAATTATTGATAATGGTCATAGTATTGATTTTAAAAAATTAAGTGATTTATATGTAAGTATTTACTGCAATTTACTTTAAGCTAAAGTTAAAACTAATGATTATGGAAACAATAAATAAGAAGTATTATGCACTAATTGGAAATGACATTTACAATCTTATTCAAGTTGAAGATGAACTTTTACATGGAAGTATGAAAACACTATCTAATAAGGAGTTTGAAACGACTAAAATACCAAAAATTGACTCTCCTTGGAAAGCAACTAAATGATACTTTTTTGATAGAAAAAGAAAAAATACAATATCTATTTATTAGACAAATCTTGTATTTTGGGACATAATCGTTTTCTATCTACAATATAAATGCTATTTTTAGTATAAATATTCTGAATAATAAATAATTACAAAAAGAATATTTTAAATTATAGACGTATTAATATATTGAAAATAGAGCTAACTATTTTTTATCAAACAAAAGAATATTTTCACTCTTTGGTTTAGTGCCTTTCATATTTTCTATATCAATCTTTATAAAACGCGCATCTTCAAAAGCTGTTCCTGAAACAAGACATTGACCTGGTACCAATGTTGGAAGCAAACCTATTTTGTCGTTTCCAACATAAGAGTTAGTTTGCTTAATGATATCAATATCCTTATCGTTTATTAACTTATGAATAATAAAATTATGCATTTGAGATAAAATATCTGTTGGAATATCTGCTGGTCTTTGACTTGCCAAAGTTAAAAATAACCCATATTTTCTTCCCTCTCTTATAATCTTTTTTAATATATTAAGTGAACTTATATTTTCATCATCCTCTGATTTTACTGTTACGTTATGTGCTTCATCTATAATTAAATTTATATAATTTTTGTTTTTTTCAGCTTTTTTTATTTTTCCTAAAATTAAACTAG
It encodes:
- a CDS encoding ABC transporter ATP-binding protein, with the protein product MLKIDKINKSFKEKNILKDISFFLEKGNCYGLFGNNGVGKTTLTKIIFNELNKTSGEIYLDNLEQRNIDFRDWYFFTENNELPNDISVRNFIEILVNINLLSKQEYKNRINYLASIFDVKKYWKIKIKNLSAGQKKLLSLYACMLFKPKIIFFDEPTANLDIKNKTIILDVIRKLKSEDTIIVIITHLISEVLQLIDHVIIMDDGQITYNKKFNKSDNINEIFNKYSSNNSEEIKSSLEEYMNEK
- a CDS encoding AAA domain-containing protein, with protein sequence MSREEKIFNYWIKLLNDLFSLDQKQIEKENLLNSSKIKNQLAVTKNDNNSVYSSIRYFFNKHFQNNYKNLNKESILYYYINSSYKNWDNIKNRNFIYPFGINNSQKKAVENAFKSNFSIIQGPPGTGKTQTILNIVSNILLDKKTVAIVSNNNSAIDNIFYKLNPKIKDSNNYKEQLEVIWFLSSFLGSFSKNKNYFTLEMQEKIASAKEKWKKAFEKSNVNMEISVQNDKFQVLIEEIEEIEILKKKILRDEKVLPKVKKEKEIYESKIILKYKNNTNLLKLSLDKLNKFYIKIKVYKKDKLSWWFKLKNKFKYKLPKNFFKYDFISEIYFHVLNKKTKELKENLIKNKKLLNEIDNNQLDDLIKISKEILYNSIYENYMSEEKINLTANNFTEVSSEFIKLFNKQPIVLSTIFSLINSKPADVLYDYLIIDEASQTDMLASIASMACAKNIIVVGDLKQLSQVNSPNYKNYFEENKLFLNEGYEYWENNILKSLIKIYGEKIPNQLLREHYRCDPAIIEFCNQKYYNNELIIMTESENEQSPFELIVGESLYYTDTNNSKTSRKELENIKQYLSDNKISDIGIISPFRDQANILNKQLGTDKIIANTIHAFQGQEKDSILFAVTRQSIKGKDDFVSNPKLINVAVSRAKNKFILAYSKNINSCPDNDIKDLINYIQFNFPNSKEVYKKNTEFYILSKEYNNDLIEFIKNYNKNHFNGAKEPTEIIIHTVLEKIISLEEFNNLDITLFKKLSHIIPKAIENDIFNKREKEFLNHHWSHIDFLVYDKFSFEPVLAIEVDGYTFHRKEKQKWRDNLKDKALKIQNIPIMRISTDTYKKIGLSIINKIREIKNK